From a single Camarhynchus parvulus chromosome 6, STF_HiC, whole genome shotgun sequence genomic region:
- the PPRC1 gene encoding peroxisome proliferator-activated receptor gamma coactivator-related protein 1 yields the protein MAARRGGAVPAANGAGAGGAAAAAAPRGLASGGALREPPFRAGSPLQCFSLEDDDLNLTSLDAETILEAEEILGTMQNYLDSSVISIIEDLSLSEQSKTCLDAQNELSLLTAITEILDSTDDETLSPFDTIMDAELLTSPRERENTSFQKFLTLSRPLLECESPTLEQPKALRPLSNSSSSVSVVGKTDTDVTWNRATHGLEDPVLPKKQVCSTPRVERKVSWHRAREQPLPQRSDGEEEEEEAALSLELDRSMEAVDFCVSEAGAALEEHEDPCIINTGDVSLSELVKSMHPYCLPTFTVCLDPDTEPVAKELLSSPVLLEIVPGEGESVEIPVVLQPLTPNSPDLEPQLLGVEETTGESIPEDRGEPPGAPTQENRLEEEKEEKLPGKETSHAIPEATSPLETAALGASGPNKSSWHSTEAPAGGKRECSEKGRGRERARKSRKKKAEEDQSKQARPGRDCVAHRLRSTGSGQPHAQAAISRQRAECPSVQVSDFLAQQLERARKEGQMELHAERAPRPRGRPQSTAGALLPKKVKQELQKEPTPETVNVALEKNKTLVSLEKTAPSMEGQPAAACPSPTDQAESQGDAQPSARQSSGVLEAASQLPEQGVGLEPAQRVPAAEPSEGLPKEAKPKALSLREYRIRMLHRQPSAGGSQEGKKQVASKWPSVPEPPTELAEIPCLVSPMRSTTEADSAQKGPDKPTSPAAVPSPASKAPTALTSAPAPAAAPPPPSAPMPFVAPNMPPAAGVAPPGMPPASAGAYALYPPVPSWPCFSPQPMGCHGLPPPPSPSSSSAFHVVPGLPPPAMAWPPPPLPPPPPFGPGGPYAPVGWAPPSYWPGIPVPPPMPSLAYRDPGAAVQATTAFPAGSHPDTAPLHGQSPAASLLSCPEPPAFPAQSPAAPSSEMRPAGGPARPAAGRVSDPRRQARLAGESSLPKAPLAPAQPLPAPSAATAQPSSIPPAVPVPQAVPTQPPEESQAATPNQLPKAPPAAICCPAEESPAPVGESPGTHATEKAVEPGKEAADKTSLEPKAAAGQEVSGQKSTSQAVAPPRKAGRESSLPTKAPHVRPWRHQPLLSPAQPRDSSKDIVQAFISEIGIEATDLSSLLEQFEKSEAKKEETPVQPPEERQLTGSSGPETQQEAPTQQDRKPPDGLQASELANVAGLTPPATPPHQLWKPLPAVSLLAKTKSPGSLPQEGPQKTTKLTKAKPLLPNKIQVKSVVPAPASTAPSHVCSGDHDYCILGAPQPESSNSPGTQPPAEGGSRWNVKHHQDITIKPISSLTKRTLDQPEPTPPAPDTTMGHSPEPLGMACPSPLDYRTTIPNKASTGCSSPPTSVLLSPAASPCREQEVRTPSAQPSHAAAKRSLRCYRRPQDSPSPSTDSWRAGRSRASRSFSSSSDGASESSSSSSSSSSRSRSRSLSPPPKRWRRYRSRCSHSSSSRSSCGSCGRSRDRSSSSSSTSSYSSRSTSRSQSRSPSPRGRSSRWRRYSYDAQDHYQRQRILQKERAIEERRVVFIGKIPSRMTRSELRHRFSVFGDIEECTLHFRSEGDNYGFVTYRYAEEAFAAIESGHKLRRPDEQPFDLCFGGRRQFCRRNYADLDSNREDFDPAPVKSKFDSLDFDTLLRQAQRSLRR from the exons TGCTTTTCCCTTGAGGATGATGACCTGAACTTAACATCGTTGGATGCAGAAACCATCTTAGAGGCTGAAGAGATCCTGGGGACAATGCAGAACTATCTTGACTCCTCTGTGATCTCCATCATTGAGGATCTTTCTCTGAGCGAG CAGAGCAAGACCTGCCTGGATGCACAGAACgagctgtccctgctgactGCCATCACAGAGATCCTGGACAGCACAGATGATGAGACCTTGTCTCCCTTTGACACCATCAtggatgcagagctgctgacctCACCTCGTGAACGGGAGAATACCTCG TTTCAGAAGTTTCTCACCTTATCCCGCCCGTTGCTGGAGTGTGAGAGCCCTACCCTGGAACAGCCTAAGGCTCTCAGGCCtctcagcaacagcagcagcagtgtctcTGTGGTTGGGAAG ACTGACACAGATGTGACCTGGAACCGTGCTACTCATGGCCTTGAGGACCCAGTGCTGCCAAAGAAGCAAGTCTGCAGTACCCCGAGAGTGGAGAGGAAAGTGAGCTGGCACCGAGCCcgagagcagcccctgccacagCGCAGTGatggggaggaagaagaggaagaggctGCCTTGAGCCTGGAACTAGACAGAAGCATGGAAGCTGTGGATTTCTGTGTGAGTGAGGCAGGGGCGGCACTGGAGGAGCATGAAGACCCCTGTATCATCAACACAGGTGACGTATCCCTGAGTGAGCTGGTGAAGTCCATGCACCCCTACTGCCTGCCCACCTTCACTGTGTGCCTGGACCCTGACACAGAGCCTGTGGCCAAGGAACTTCTGAGCAGTCCTGTCTTGCTGGAAATTGTacctggagagggagagagtgTGGAGATCCCTGTGGTTCTGCAGCCCTTGACTCCCAACTCCCCTGACCTGGAGCCCCAACTCCTGGGAGTAGAGGAGACTACTGGGGAGTCAATCCCAGAAGATCGTGGGGAACCGCCAGGAGCTCCAACCCAGGAAAATAGgttggaagaggagaaggaggaaaaactgCCTGGGAAGGAGACTTCACACGCTATCCCAGAGGCCACCTCCCCACTGGAGACAGCGGCACTTGGAGCCTCAGGTCCCAACAAGAGCTCCTGGCATAGCACAGAAGCCCCAGCAGGTGGAAAACGTGAATGCTCTGAGAAGGGACGGGGGCGTGAGAGAGCAAGGAAGAGTcggaaaaagaaagcagaggaggACCAAAGCAAGCAGGCCAGGCCTGGCAGGGACTGTGTAGCCCACCGGCTCCGTTCCACTGGCTCTGGACAGCCCCATGCCCAGGCAGCCATCAGCAGGCAGCGAGCAGAGTGTCCCTCTGTTCAGGTCTCAGActtcctggcacagcagctggagcGAGCCCGGAAGGAGGGGCAGATGGAGCTGCATGCTGAGCGGGCACCTCGGCCCCGGGGAAGgcctcagagcacagcaggggccTTGCTGCCCAAGAAGgtgaagcaggagctgcagaaggagccaACACCAGAAACTGTGAATGTAGCCCTGGAGAAAAACAAGACTCTGGTGTCCCTGGAGAAGACTGCACCAAGCATGGaggggcagccagcagctgcatgTCCCAGCCCGACAGACCAGGCTGAGAGCCAGGGAGATGCGCAGCCATCTGCCAGACAGAGCAGTGGGGTCTTGGAGGCTGCCTCTCAGCTCCCAGAGCAAGGTGTTGGGCTGGAGCCTGCCCAGagggtgccagcagcagagccaagtGAGGGTCTGCCCAAGGAAGCCAAACCCAAGGCCCTGAGCCTGCGTGAGTACCGCATCCGCATGCTGCACCGTCAGCCCAGCGCGGGTGGCAGCCAGGAAGGCAAGAAGCAAGTGGCCAGCAAGTGGCCCAGTGTCCCTGAGCCTCCGACAGAGCTGGCGGAGATCCCCTGCCTGGTGTCACCCATGCGCTCCACCACCGAGGCAGACAGTGCTCAGAAGGGACCAGACAaacccaccagccctgctgctgtcccttctcctgccagcaaagctcccactgctctgacttcagccccagcacctgccgcagctccaccaccaccatcagCACCAATGCCTTTTGTTGCACCAAACAtgcccccagctgctggggtggcCCCCCCTGGGATGCCGCCAGCCTCTGCCGGTGCTTATGCCCTTTACCCACCAGTGCCTTCCTGGCCCTGCTTCAGCCCGCAGCCCATGGGCTGCCATGGTTTGCCCCCACCAcccagtcccagctcctccagtgcTTTTCACGTGGTGCCTGGCCTCCCGCCTCCAGCCATGGCCTGGCCCCCTCCACCTTTGCCACCCCCGCCTCCATTTGGCCCAGGTGGCCCCTATGCCCCAGTTGGGTGGGCGCCACCATCCTACTGGCCTGGAATCCCCGTGCCGCCTCCAATGCCTTCCCTTGCATACAGGGACCCcggagcagcagtgcaggccACCACCGccttcccagctggcagccaccCTGACACAGCCCCTCTGCATGGGCagtctcctgctgcctctctgctcagctgcccGGAGCCACCAGCCTTCCCTGCCCAGTCACCTGCTGCCCCGAGCAGCGAGATGAGGCCTGCAGGTGGCCCGGCCAGGCCAGCGGCTGGCAGGGTGTCAGATCCCAGGAGGCAGGCACGGCTGGCAGGGGAGAGCTCCCTCCCCAAGGCCCCTctggccccagcccagcccctgccagccccctcagctgccactgcccagcccagcagcatccctcctgcagtgccagtcccccaggctgtccccacccAGCCTCCAGAGGAGTCCCAAGCTGCAACTCCCAACCAGCTCCCAAAGGCTCCCCCAGCTGCCAtctgctgcccagcagaggaGTCCCCTGCCCCTGTTGGGGAGTCCCCTGGGACCCACGCCACGGAGAAGGCTGTAGagccagggaaggaggcagcGGATAAAACCTCGTTGGAGCccaaggcagctgctgggcaggaggtgtCTGGCCAAAAATCCACCTCCCAGGCTGTGGCACCACCACGGAAAGCAGGTCGAGAGAGCAGCCTTCCCACCAAGGCACCCCATGTGCGGCCATGGAGGCACCAGCCactcctcagcccagcccagcccagagacAGCAGCAAGGACATTGTGCAAGCCTTCATCAGCGAGATCG GGATTGAAGCCACCGACCTGTCCAGCCTGCTGGAGCAGTTTGAGAAGTCTGAAG CCAAGAAAGAGGAAACTCCTGTACAGCCCCCTGAGGAACGGCAGCTgacagggagctctgg ACCTGAGACCCAGCAGGAAGCACCAACCCAGCAGGACAGGAAGCCCCCAGATGGGCTGCAGGCCTCTGAGCTGGCCAATGTGGCAG GCCTCACGCCCCCAGCGACACCTCCTCACCAGCTCTGGAAGCCTTTGCCTGCTGTCTCACTGCTGGCCAAGACCAAGTCACCTGGGTCCTTGCCTCAGGAAGGGCCCCAGAAGACAACCAAGCTGACGAAAGCCAAGCCACTGCTCCCAAACAAGATCCAGGTGAAGAGCGTGGTGCCggcccctgccagcacagcccccagccacGTCTGCTCGGGAGACCACGACTACTGCATCCTGGGTGCACCGCAGCCCGAGAGCAGCAATAGCCCTGGCACGCAGCCCCCTGCCGAAGGAGGCTCCCGCTGGAATGTCAAACACCACCAGGACATCACTATCAAACCCATCTCCTCCTTAACCAAACGGACGCTGGACCAACCTGAGCCCACCCCACCAGCCCCCGACACCACCATGGGGCACAGCCCGGAGCCGCTGGGGATGGCCTGCCCATCTCCCCTGGATTATCGGACTACCATCCCCAACAAGGCCAGCACTGGGTGCAGCAGTCCCCCCACCTCAGTGCTCCTGTCTCCAGCTGCATCCCCCTGCCGGGAGCAGGAGGTGCGGactcccagtgcccagcccagccatgcTGCTGCCAAGAGGTCCCTGCGCTGCTACCGGAGACCCCAGGACTCACCCAGCCCCTCTACCGACAGCTGGAGGGCTGGCCGGAGCCGTGCCAGCCGTTCTTTCAGCTCCAGTTCAGATGGAGCTAGCGAGtcctcatcttcatcttcatcctcgTCCTCCCGATCCCGGTCACGGTCGCTCTCCCCACCTCCCAAGCGGTGGCGAAG gTACCGCTCAAGAtgttcccacagctcctcctctcgCTCCAGCTGTGGGTCATGTGGCAGGTCCCGGGACAGGtcttcatcctcatcatcaACGTCCTCCTACTCATCCAGGTCTACATCCCGCAGCCAGTCCCGCTCCCCCTCACCCCGCGGGAGGAGTAGCAGGTGGAGAAG ATACAGCTATGATGCACAGGACCACTACCAAAGGCAGAGGATCCTCCAGAAGGAACGTGCAATA GAGGAGCGTCGAGTTGTGTTTATTGGCAAGATCCCCAGCAGGATGACACGGTCGGAGCTGCGGCACCGCTTCTCTGtgtttggggacattgaggagTGTACCCTGCATTTCCGCTCCGAGGG GGATAACTATGGCTTTGTCACCTACCGGTATGCTGAGGAAGCCTTCGCTGCCATTGAGAGTGGGCACAAGCTGCGTCGCCCAGACGAGCAGCCCTTTGACCTGTGCTTTGGGGGCCGCAGGCAGTTCTGCAGGAGGAACTACGCTGACTTGG ATTCAAACCGTGAGGATTTTGACCCAGCTCCTGTCAAGAGCAAGTTTGACTCCCTGGACTTTGACACTCTGCTGCGGCAGGCACAGCGCAGCCTGCGGAGGTAG